A window of Nomascus leucogenys isolate Asia chromosome X, Asia_NLE_v1, whole genome shotgun sequence contains these coding sequences:
- the LOC100599951 gene encoding nicolin-1-like yields the protein MSHVLVPCHVKGTVALQVGDVWTSQGRPGVLVIDVTLPCVTLFEEITFKNYYTAAGHAFLSIHVCQHTSAHTPAKWVTYLRDYCLMPYPHSEEGAQEYVSLFKHQILCDTARVSELHLILRQPSPLWLSFTVEELQIYQQGPKSPSMIFPKWLSHPVPCEQPALLHEGLPDPSRISSEVQQMWALTEMIRASHTSARIGHFDVDGCYDLNLLSYT from the exons ATGTCCCACGTTTTGGTGCCTTGCCATGTGAAAGGCACCGTAGCCCTGCAGGTGGGCGACGTATGGACCTCCCAAGGCCGGCCTGGTGTGCTGGTCATTGATGTCACCTTACCCTGCGTCACTCTGTTCGAGGAGATCACGTTTAAGAATTATTACAcagcggccgggcatg CTTTTTTGAGCATCCATGTCTGTCAGCACACCTCAGCACACACACCGGCCAAGTGGGTGACCTACCTGCGGGACTACTGTCTGATGCCCTACCCACACAGTGAGGAGGGAGCCCAGGAGTATGTGTCGCTGTTCAAGCATCAGATACTGTGTGACACGGCCAGAGTATCGGAGCTACACCTGATTCTGCGGCAGCCATCACCATTGTGGCTGTCTTTCACAGTGGAGGAGCTGCAGATCTATCAGCAAGGACCAAAAAGCCCCTCCATGATCTTCCCCAAGTGGCTCTCCCACCCAGTGCCCTGTGAGCAACCTGCACTCCTCCATGAGGGTCTGCCAGACCCCAGCAGGATATCCTCTGAGGTGCAGCAGATGTGGGCACTGACAGAGATGATCCGGGCCAGTCACACCTCCGCAAGGATCGGCCACTTTGATGTAGATGGCTGTTATGACCTGAACTTGCTCTCCTACACTTGA